The stretch of DNA TTGAGTAACTCCTACGACATTGAATTTTTTAGGCAATTATATAGTAACTATTTTATAAAAAAGATAACTGCTAAGAGAATGATTAACTGTAAAGGGGATAAAAGAGGGAATATATACGAATTATTAATTACTAATTATTAATTATTATTTTTAGGTGAGTTCTATGGATTTTGAATATATTATTAATAATTTGCTTGATACGATAAAAACTTATGATTTTTTTGTTGATTGGAATAAAGTTGAAAATAATGTAAAAAAGATAGAAAAGAGATTATGTATCTTAAACTATCTAATTGGAAAAGAAAACTTTAAAGGAGAATTTTTTGGATTATTAAAAGAATATCCAGAAGTTATTACCGTTTTTCCAATATTAATAGCTGTAAGAGATGATGAAATAAAAATATTAAATGAGAATGTGGAAGTTGAAGATTTGGATTTTAAAGAAAAAAGTAATTTATCGGATAAAGAAATTGAAAGATATTATGAATTTTTTAAAAAAAGTGGATTGGAGGAGCTATTAAAAAATAAAAAAATAAAAAATTTAGTAGATTATGTTTTTGGTGTTGAGGTAGGTATGGATACCAATGCAAGAAAAAACAGGACTGGTAAAATAATGGAAAATATAGTTGAAAAATATATTATGGAAAATTTAGCAAATCATAAAGAATTAGAGTATATACCTCAAGCCACTAAAAATAAAATAAAACATAAATGGAGGATAGATTTAATATTAGATAAAACAAATAGAAAATTTGATTTTGCATTATACAACAAAAATACTAAAATATTATACCTCATCGAAGTTAATTTTTATAGTGGGGGCGGTTCAAAATTAAAATCAACAGCGGGAGAGTATGAAACACTAAATGAGTTTATACATAACAACAATAAAAATGTTAAATTTATATGGATAACTGATGGTAAGGGATGGACTACTGCTAAAAACCCATTAAATGAGAGTTTCAATAGTGGTGTGACAATATTAAATTTAAAAATGATTAAGGACGGAATATTGAAAGATATAGTTTTAAAGTAGGTATTATTTTTAATTTTTAATTCTTTTAATCACAGCAAGAGATAAATACTCATTTACCTTATCAAAATCAATTTCATCGATTTTTCCTATTTGAATTTCCTCATTTTCACAGCATGCCCTGCATACAATACCAACAAGATAGTTATCTTTATGTTCTTCATCAAGAAGGGTTTTAAGCTTTTCTCCTAATCGTTTAGTTTTCATAACTACGATAGTATCGAATAACCCCAAATATTTTTCCAAATCTTTTCCCTGAGGAAGTATTACCAGA from Methanothermococcus okinawensis IH1 encodes:
- a CDS encoding type II restriction endonuclease — translated: MDFEYIINNLLDTIKTYDFFVDWNKVENNVKKIEKRLCILNYLIGKENFKGEFFGLLKEYPEVITVFPILIAVRDDEIKILNENVEVEDLDFKEKSNLSDKEIERYYEFFKKSGLEELLKNKKIKNLVDYVFGVEVGMDTNARKNRTGKIMENIVEKYIMENLANHKELEYIPQATKNKIKHKWRIDLILDKTNRKFDFALYNKNTKILYLIEVNFYSGGGSKLKSTAGEYETLNEFIHNNNKNVKFIWITDGKGWTTAKNPLNESFNSGVTILNLKMIKDGILKDIVLK